Part of the Pseudomonadota bacterium genome is shown below.
AACTTGAGCAGCTGCGCGCGCTGGAACACGGAATTCCGATCCGTGTTGTTGAGGTTTCGATGCAGGGTCGCACGATGTGGTCAGTTGATAATCCGCAGGACGTAAAACGGTGCGAAGATATCATCAAGGCCGAAGGTGAGCTGGTATGAAGAGCGTGGTAATCCTCTGTCGCCACGGTAATACCTTCGCCAAAGGTGAGAAGGTCGTTATGGTCGGGGCTAATGAAGACCTCGCACTTACGGAGGAGGGGATCGCTCAGGCACGCGCCGTTGGTGCGGCCTTAGTCGAGGCAGGCCCGGTAATTACCCGTATCATTGCTGGCCCCCTAAAGCGTACCCGTGTTTTTGCAGAGGATCTAATAAAGATAGCGGCACCAGCGTTAACCTACTCAGTTGATGATAGACTAAGAGAGCTCGATTACGGGGCGTGGGGCGGATTATCAAACGATGAGATTAGCGCACTGTCAGGCACTGAGGCCCTGCGCCGCTGGCAACAAGATGGGGAGCGACCGCAGGGCGTTACATTTATGCCAGCAGCTAGTGAGTTAGAGCAGCAGACACGAGATCTATTAAATGAGCTCGCCGCAGGTGGAGGGCTCTCTGTTGTTGTAACTAGTAACGGCAGGTTGCGAGAGTTTGGGCGGATAGTTGGTGCTGTAAATAAGTCTGGTCAGGATAGTTGTAAGGTTAACACCGGAGCCTCGTGTGTGCTCTTGTTTGATGGCAATTCGTGGAGCACAGTGTGCTGGAACGTAGGGCCGCCTCTCCTCGCCGCTATCTCTTTCACAGATCTATCTTTCATATAGATGGCTACTTCTTTTCAAGCCGGGCGCTTGTTTCCTTAATAACCATGTGTTTGGTGGTTCCATCCTTTAATTTAATAACAACTATGGACCCGTCCGGGAACTTATCCCCCGCCTTCGAGAAGCGGTAGTGCTCGCGACCCCCATTTCCAACTCCTGAGTAGCGCCCACGCTGCAGGGTGCGCTTGCCATCAGGCGAGAGGATAACAACCTCCGCCACCTGTCCAGATAGGCCAGGAGGAAGAAGGATAGCCAGCTTCTTGTCCTTATCCGATTCAGGTTTCCATAGGAAACCAGTGCTACGACCGAGCGGTGAGCCCTGTTCGATCGGTTTTCGAACAGGTGGGGCTGGGGCCTCAGGGGGAGCGGGAGGAGTAGGACCGGGGCACGGAGGGGGAGTGACTGTACTATTATCCGGTGGTGGTGTTACAGGTAAGTCTACCGCCGGTGTTTCTCGAAGCTTTATAAGCTCCAAGATCATTGTAATCATCTGCATTATTAGCGCCAGCATCTGGGCCACATTCTTTGGCAATGCTTGAGTAGTTGTTGGCGAGTCCTCCGCCGGTTGCAGCGTGGAGGAGAGCTCCTCCTGCAGCTCTGCTGTCGGGGCGGGTGCAGCTGTTGCCGTCGTTGTTTCTGCTTCAGCAGTATTCGAGGGCTCTATGCTGGCATAGGTTTGGTCGGAATTTGAACTAGCTGCTGTAATCATCTGAGATCCTCCTAAGATAATGCTTTTTGCAATGAAGGCACGAGTAAGACATAAAAACATGGTGAATGGTTATTACTTCTTTTCAAGTCGGGCGCTGGTCTCGTTGATAACCATATGTTTGGTGGTTCCATCCTTTAATTTGATGACAACTATCGAACCATCTGGGAACTCGCTCCCCGCCTTAGAGAAGCGGTAGTGCTCACGAGCTCCGTTGCCCACCCCTGAGTACTTCCCACGCTGTAGGGTGAGTTTGCCATCAGGTGAGAGGACAATAACCTCCGCCACCTTTCCAGCTAAATTAGGAGGGAGAAGGATAGCTAGCTTCTGGTTCTTGTCCGACTCTGGTTTCCATAGAAACCCAGCACTGCGATCGAGCGCCGAACCCTGTTCGATCGGTTTTCTTGGAGGGATAGGCATAGGCACTGTGATTGGGAGTCGAATATCTCCGGGAGGCTTAGGGGTAGGTAGGGGGTAAGGCATAATATTGATATCTCCTGGAGGTTTAGGGCTAGGCAGAGTAAATCCGGGAGTCCGCAGAAGGTCTCGCAGTGAGTCAATCAGCTTTTGCAAAATTATCAGCGGTCGTTTTAGATCCTGGCTAATCACCGACTGTGGTGAGGCCTCGATCATCTTTAGAGTAGATGAGAGTTCGTTATCTACCCCTGATTGCGGGGCTACTGTTTCTATCTCCGCAGGGTTTAAGCTCTCTGTGTTGGTATAGATTTGGTCCGAACTTAGATTAGTGGTGGTAATCATCTGAGGTCCTCCTAAGATAGTTTTTCTTAAGAGCTGTTCGGATCGGCAGGAAGATAAGTTGCTTGCGGAACAGGAGGAGGGGGAGCTGGAGGTG
Proteins encoded:
- a CDS encoding histidine phosphatase family protein translates to MKSVVILCRHGNTFAKGEKVVMVGANEDLALTEEGIAQARAVGAALVEAGPVITRIIAGPLKRTRVFAEDLIKIAAPALTYSVDDRLRELDYGAWGGLSNDEISALSGTEALRRWQQDGERPQGVTFMPAASELEQQTRDLLNELAAGGGLSVVVTSNGRLREFGRIVGAVNKSGQDSCKVNTGASCVLLFDGNSWSTVCWNVGPPLLAAISFTDLSFI